The Planococcus versutus genome contains a region encoding:
- a CDS encoding VOC family protein — protein sequence MSAITHVGLAVPDLEKAIDWYKKVLDFYILAGPFDFDAANEGSDAMSLDLQGPALKKMRNVHLMSSSGVGIELFEFQNPTYHAEHYSPHVGFFHICLIVDDLVDTIEKVVQHGGKQRSKIWNVNKGKPHYLVYTEDPFGHIIELYTRSTSEIYGNR from the coding sequence ATGAGCGCTATTACGCATGTAGGATTGGCAGTTCCAGACTTGGAAAAAGCAATTGACTGGTACAAAAAAGTGTTAGACTTCTATATTTTGGCTGGTCCATTCGACTTTGACGCGGCGAATGAAGGTTCAGATGCGATGTCATTAGATCTACAAGGTCCAGCGTTGAAAAAAATGCGCAATGTCCATTTAATGTCTTCAAGCGGTGTTGGCATCGAGCTTTTTGAATTCCAGAATCCTACATATCACGCCGAACACTATTCACCTCATGTTGGTTTCTTTCACATCTGTTTAATTGTCGATGATCTTGTCGATACGATTGAAAAAGTCGTTCAACACGGCGGCAAGCAACGCAGTAAGATTTGGAATGTCAACAAAGGCAAGCCACATTACTTAGTTTATACAGAAGATCCTTTCGGTCACATTATTGAATTGTATACACGCAGTACATCTGAAATTTATGGAAACCGGTAA
- the thiD gene encoding bifunctional hydroxymethylpyrimidine kinase/phosphomethylpyrimidine kinase — protein MKKTPETLTIAGSDSGGGAGIQADLKTFQELGVYGTSVITAVTAQNTTGVSAIYPMTIQAVQKQLEAVGNDFNIAALKTGMLFNPGIINETARTIKQFGWENLVVDPVMIAKGGAHLLQQEAIEALKVYLLPLALVVTPNIPEAEMLTGITILDDVSRRHAAKEILSLGAKAVVIKGGHGTDPNHSEDYLLQSTGESIVYRSARISTNQTHGTGCTFAAAVTAELAKGKCLQEALFVAKQFIQAALSDPLNIGAGHGPTNHAAYRERGLEEQGVNKIEVFY, from the coding sequence ATGAAAAAAACCCCAGAAACTTTGACAATAGCAGGTTCAGATTCCGGAGGAGGGGCAGGCATCCAAGCAGATTTGAAAACTTTTCAAGAACTCGGTGTCTACGGTACTTCAGTTATCACGGCAGTCACAGCTCAAAATACAACAGGAGTCAGCGCCATCTATCCGATGACCATTCAAGCGGTTCAAAAGCAATTAGAAGCAGTAGGCAATGATTTCAACATTGCTGCATTGAAAACGGGCATGCTATTCAATCCTGGAATTATTAACGAAACAGCGAGAACGATAAAGCAATTTGGATGGGAAAACCTAGTTGTAGATCCAGTCATGATAGCTAAAGGTGGAGCACATTTGTTGCAGCAAGAAGCAATAGAAGCATTGAAGGTTTATCTCTTGCCACTAGCGTTAGTGGTAACACCTAATATTCCAGAAGCAGAAATGTTAACGGGCATCACGATTCTGGACGATGTGAGTCGTCGTCATGCAGCCAAGGAGATTTTGTCGCTCGGAGCGAAAGCGGTCGTTATTAAAGGCGGTCACGGAACGGATCCTAATCATTCGGAAGATTACTTGCTGCAATCGACTGGTGAATCGATCGTGTATCGTTCAGCCCGTATCTCAACAAATCAAACACATGGCACAGGTTGCACGTTTGCAGCGGCAGTAACGGCTGAGCTTGCAAAAGGAAAGTGTCTGCAAGAAGCACTCTTTGTAGCAAAACAATTTATCCAAGCTGCGCTCAGTGATCCGCTAAACATTGGTGCAGGTCACGGGCCGACAAACCATGCAGCTTATCGTGAAAGAGGACTAGAAGAGCAGGGGGTAAACAAAATTGAAGTTTTCTACTAA
- the thiW gene encoding energy coupling factor transporter S component ThiW — protein sequence MKTKKLMLMAMFVAIGVAGSAFVYFPAGIARAYPIQHAVNVIAAVLLGPGPAVLIAFLTGIVRILTGTGSLLAFPGGMIGAILAGLFYAKFGKIWVAAVGEVIGTGIIASLIAVPYARILLGTEFGILFFIPPFLISSLTGAILGAILATRLAKADIRNAWRIN from the coding sequence ATGAAAACAAAAAAATTAATGCTGATGGCGATGTTTGTTGCGATTGGTGTAGCTGGTTCGGCGTTTGTTTACTTTCCTGCAGGAATTGCTCGAGCTTACCCAATACAACATGCAGTCAATGTAATCGCAGCGGTGCTGTTAGGGCCAGGTCCAGCTGTATTAATCGCTTTTTTGACGGGTATTGTTCGAATCCTGACAGGTACTGGCTCACTATTAGCTTTTCCAGGTGGAATGATTGGTGCAATACTAGCGGGACTGTTTTATGCGAAGTTTGGAAAGATTTGGGTAGCAGCAGTTGGAGAAGTGATAGGTACCGGAATAATTGCATCATTAATTGCCGTACCATATGCTCGTATTTTATTGGGCACAGAGTTTGGTATTTTATTTTTTATTCCGCCGTTTTTGATTTCTAGCCTGACAGGAGCGATACTCGGTGCCATATTAGCAACACGACTAGCGAAAGCAGACATTCGAAATGCATGGCGAATAAACTAA
- the thiE gene encoding thiamine phosphate synthase, which produces MGSQSSTEKGPLEVLETALKGGITHFQLREKGQSALIGSALLNFALQCQKLCRNYSVPFIINDQVELACKIHADGVHIGQDDRAAWQVRKKIGNNKLLGVSVHSIEEARIAIENRADYVGMGPVFETFSKVDAKKPAGIKGIRAVKNEFPDLPIVGIGGITSENAVQVWQAGVWGIAVISAIANATDIGAQIAALQMPYKEEIKK; this is translated from the coding sequence ATGGGCTCTCAAAGTTCAACAGAAAAGGGTCCACTAGAAGTATTAGAAACTGCACTTAAAGGAGGCATCACTCATTTCCAATTGCGTGAAAAAGGGCAATCGGCATTAATAGGTTCTGCATTGTTAAATTTTGCTCTACAATGCCAGAAATTATGCCGAAATTACTCCGTGCCTTTTATCATCAATGATCAAGTCGAACTGGCATGCAAGATCCATGCGGATGGTGTCCACATTGGACAAGATGATAGAGCTGCTTGGCAAGTACGAAAAAAAATTGGCAATAACAAGCTACTGGGCGTTTCGGTCCATTCGATCGAAGAAGCGCGCATAGCAATCGAAAATAGAGCAGATTATGTTGGAATGGGACCAGTTTTTGAAACTTTTTCAAAAGTAGACGCAAAAAAGCCAGCGGGGATAAAAGGGATTAGAGCAGTCAAAAATGAATTTCCTGACTTGCCGATTGTTGGAATTGGAGGAATCACCTCTGAAAACGCTGTTCAAGTGTGGCAAGCAGGCGTTTGGGGAATCGCTGTCATATCAGCGATAGCGAATGCAACAGATATTGGCGCGCAAATCGCAGCTTTACAAATGCCATATAAAGAAGAGATAAAAAAATGA
- a CDS encoding CDP-glycerol--glycerophosphate glycerophosphotransferase gives MAVELKEKGRFDALKIFSKVSAAYVLTLLKPKKKSKKIVLVGGNLGEKYEDNAAVYHQYLLAHHPEQVTAYWMYDPKTSYAKDQQIKNAVPLGSFKNYLLFFQADYTFHGHSLLYDIAPAADKFLFLNRKTIMTHISHGIEGFKKILIQKEDVPLLNRTNYFNCASQYEYNLKRDEWKMPEHKLIITGFPRFDRYVPQQAPSEVQNILMMFTWREWLFDLTQEEFMKSPYFKNTIGLLQHEGIQKLLMDHDIHLNIALHPFMKKFEQFFTNLSYDENRITFLDFNKQTIAQSIDQNDMLLTDITSVSWDFLYLNKPIIFYMFDQQEYLEKRGSYLNMDTDLSGYKANSIDHVYDYLKKISEEKITWNEWYPKAADYIDYFDQDNCKRLTKRVMNL, from the coding sequence GAATTAAAAGAAAAAGGCCGCTTTGATGCCTTAAAGATTTTCAGTAAAGTGTCTGCAGCGTATGTGCTGACCTTATTAAAACCAAAGAAAAAAAGTAAAAAAATTGTATTAGTCGGGGGCAACCTCGGTGAAAAATACGAAGACAATGCAGCAGTTTATCATCAATATTTACTTGCTCATCACCCAGAACAAGTGACGGCTTATTGGATGTACGATCCAAAAACCTCCTATGCCAAAGATCAACAAATTAAAAACGCAGTACCTCTTGGTAGTTTTAAAAACTATCTTTTATTTTTTCAAGCAGACTATACATTTCATGGACATTCTCTTCTTTATGATATTGCACCTGCCGCTGATAAATTCTTATTTCTTAACCGAAAAACCATTATGACGCATATCAGTCATGGCATTGAAGGCTTTAAAAAAATTCTTATCCAAAAAGAAGACGTTCCGTTATTAAATCGAACCAATTACTTTAATTGTGCTTCTCAATACGAGTACAACTTAAAACGCGACGAATGGAAAATGCCTGAACACAAATTAATCATTACAGGTTTTCCTCGATTTGACCGATACGTTCCTCAGCAGGCGCCTTCAGAAGTTCAAAATATTTTAATGATGTTCACTTGGCGCGAGTGGCTTTTCGACTTAACGCAAGAAGAATTTATGAAAAGTCCTTATTTTAAAAACACGATAGGCTTGTTGCAGCATGAAGGGATTCAAAAACTATTAATGGATCACGACATTCACTTGAACATTGCACTACATCCTTTTATGAAAAAATTTGAACAGTTTTTCACCAACCTATCTTATGACGAAAACCGCATCACATTTCTAGATTTCAATAAACAAACCATCGCACAATCGATTGATCAAAACGACATGCTATTGACAGACATTACCAGTGTCTCGTGGGATTTTCTTTATTTAAATAAACCCATTATTTTTTATATGTTTGACCAGCAAGAGTATTTAGAAAAACGTGGATCTTATTTGAATATGGACACTGACCTGTCAGGGTATAAAGCCAATTCCATTGATCACGTTTATGATTATTTAAAGAAAATTAGTGAAGAAAAAATCACTTGGAACGAATGGTATCCAAAAGCGGCCGATTATATCGATTATTTTGACCAAGATAATTGCAAGCGGTTAACGAAACGCGTGATGAACCTTTAA
- a CDS encoding exodeoxyribonuclease III, translated as MKLISWNVNGLRAVMKKGFMDFFIEANADVFCLQEIKLQEGQIEMGLPGYYTYWNYACKKGYSGTAIFTKKQPLSIQYGLGIEEHDTEGRIITVEFDTHYVVTIYTPNSQHGLKRLAYRLSWEDAFLSFVKDLDKHKPVVLCGDLNVAHEEIDLKNPKANKKNSGFTPEEREKLTQFLANGFVDTFRYFHPEEEGHYSWWSYRSNCREKNVGWRIDYFLTSERLTPNLQCAKIHKDVWGSDHCPIELQIEC; from the coding sequence TTGAAGCTGATTTCATGGAATGTTAATGGCCTGCGGGCTGTTATGAAAAAAGGATTCATGGATTTTTTTATAGAAGCAAATGCAGATGTTTTTTGCTTACAAGAAATTAAATTGCAAGAAGGACAAATTGAGATGGGTTTACCTGGATACTACACATACTGGAATTATGCTTGTAAAAAAGGCTATTCAGGTACGGCGATTTTTACAAAAAAACAGCCTTTATCCATTCAATATGGTTTGGGAATAGAAGAACATGACACAGAAGGACGCATCATTACAGTAGAGTTTGATACTCACTATGTTGTAACCATTTATACACCAAACTCACAGCACGGCTTAAAGAGATTAGCTTATCGTTTGTCATGGGAAGATGCTTTTTTATCTTTTGTAAAGGATTTAGACAAACATAAACCAGTCGTTTTGTGTGGAGATTTAAATGTGGCACATGAAGAAATTGATTTGAAAAATCCAAAAGCCAATAAAAAAAATTCGGGATTCACACCGGAAGAAAGAGAGAAACTGACGCAGTTTCTGGCTAATGGGTTTGTGGACACCTTCCGTTATTTCCACCCAGAGGAAGAGGGGCATTATTCGTGGTGGTCTTACCGATCAAATTGTCGAGAAAAAAATGTCGGGTGGCGAATCGATTATTTTCTAACTTCGGAACGCCTGACTCCAAATCTTCAATGCGCAAAAATTCATAAAGATGTGTGGGGTTCTGATCACTGTCCGATAGAGTTGCAGATAGAATGCTAA
- a CDS encoding acetyl-CoA hydrolase/transferase family protein — MDSKLLRIKASQLKDRVVSAEEAASWIKDGMTLGLSGFTRAGDAKAIPYALVDRAKTEQFKVNVFSGASLGSDVDKLMAEAGIVHKRLPFQADPSMRRKINDGEMLFVDHHLSQTAEWIRAGVIEPIDFAVIEALEITEDGMIIPTTSVGNSSVFVKHAKNVIIEINLAQPELFNGVHDIYEPGKQGQRSPIPLQHVDDRIGTIGIPVDFEKVRGIVFTSQADSPSTILDSDSETELIAEHLLTFLRAEVASGRLTNKLAPLQSGIGSVANAVLHGLIDSEFHDMEVYSEVLQDAVFDLIDAGKVTFASASSITLSKEKMAQVFGDFAKYRDKLVLRPQEITNHPGLIRRLGLISINTALEFDIYGNVNSTHVSGSKMMNGIGGSGDFARNARLSIFVTKSTAKNGAISSIVPFVTHIDHTEHDVDVVVTEQGYVDLRGLAPRERVPLIIENCVHPMYREQMRAYYDEALSRGGQTPHVLEKAFSWHTNLTKNGTMLQKKEQLV, encoded by the coding sequence ATGGACAGTAAACTTCTACGTATTAAAGCAAGTCAGTTAAAAGACAGAGTGGTTTCTGCTGAAGAAGCAGCGTCTTGGATTAAAGACGGAATGACCCTTGGGTTAAGTGGATTTACTCGTGCAGGAGATGCGAAAGCAATACCTTATGCGTTAGTAGACCGCGCAAAAACAGAGCAGTTTAAAGTAAATGTCTTTTCGGGAGCTTCACTAGGTTCAGATGTAGATAAGTTAATGGCTGAAGCGGGGATTGTTCATAAGCGGTTGCCATTTCAAGCAGACCCGTCTATGCGTAGAAAGATAAACGATGGAGAAATGTTATTTGTCGATCATCACTTGTCGCAAACAGCTGAATGGATTCGAGCAGGAGTGATTGAACCGATTGACTTTGCTGTTATTGAAGCACTAGAGATTACAGAAGATGGCATGATTATTCCAACAACATCTGTGGGGAATTCGTCGGTTTTCGTTAAGCATGCAAAAAATGTGATTATCGAAATCAATCTGGCACAACCAGAACTTTTTAATGGCGTACATGATATTTACGAACCCGGAAAACAAGGGCAGCGCTCGCCAATTCCGTTACAACACGTTGATGATCGTATTGGAACAATAGGCATACCTGTCGACTTTGAAAAGGTCAGAGGCATCGTATTTACAAGTCAAGCTGATTCTCCTTCAACGATTTTGGATTCAGATTCAGAAACTGAACTAATCGCTGAGCATCTCTTGACGTTTCTGCGAGCGGAAGTAGCTTCGGGACGTTTAACTAATAAGCTAGCTCCTTTGCAATCAGGAATTGGTTCAGTAGCCAATGCGGTTCTTCACGGCTTGATCGATTCAGAGTTTCACGATATGGAAGTATACTCAGAAGTTCTTCAAGATGCCGTTTTCGATTTGATTGATGCAGGAAAAGTAACATTTGCTTCAGCTTCATCAATTACATTGTCTAAAGAGAAAATGGCGCAAGTGTTTGGCGACTTTGCTAAATACCGCGATAAACTGGTATTGCGGCCGCAAGAAATCACCAATCATCCGGGACTGATTCGCCGCCTTGGATTGATTTCCATCAATACAGCACTGGAATTCGATATTTATGGAAATGTTAACTCGACGCATGTGTCAGGAAGTAAAATGATGAACGGCATTGGCGGTTCCGGAGATTTTGCACGGAATGCTCGATTGTCTATTTTTGTTACCAAGTCAACTGCAAAAAACGGCGCAATTTCAAGTATTGTCCCGTTCGTTACGCATATAGATCATACTGAACATGACGTAGATGTAGTGGTGACAGAGCAAGGTTACGTAGATTTACGCGGACTTGCCCCGCGCGAACGAGTCCCGCTTATTATTGAAAATTGCGTCCACCCAATGTACCGTGAACAAATGCGAGCTTATTACGATGAAGCCTTGTCACGTGGTGGCCAAACGCCACATGTGTTGGAAAAAGCATTTTCTTGGCACACTAACCTAACCAAAAACGGCACCATGCTACAAAAAAAAGAACAACTTGTCTAA
- the thiM gene encoding hydroxyethylthiazole kinase — protein sequence MFQQIKEKSPLIHCITNHVVSNFQANGLLAIGASPIMGEAHEEAAELAALSQAVSLNIGTLHAESLKSMLIAGKKANQLGIPVVLDPVGAGVSKFRIEAVREILGRVDVNVLRCNAGELAAIAGEQWQSKGVDAGEGLLDIKKLAVSTAKKLGLLVAVTGATDIITDGKSVSKIPFGNPMMTSITGTGCLLSSVVAAGLAVSTNNPMKTVEDVFRFYAIVGERASRNAALSGDFQVAFLNQLASLTDREVTQRISLQEETV from the coding sequence GTGTTTCAACAAATAAAAGAAAAATCACCACTTATACATTGCATTACAAATCATGTCGTGTCGAATTTTCAAGCCAATGGTCTTTTAGCGATCGGCGCTTCGCCTATTATGGGAGAAGCGCATGAAGAGGCAGCGGAACTTGCTGCCTTATCGCAAGCAGTGTCTTTAAATATTGGCACCTTGCATGCGGAATCGTTGAAAAGTATGTTGATTGCCGGAAAAAAAGCCAATCAATTAGGAATCCCAGTCGTATTAGATCCCGTTGGAGCTGGAGTGAGCAAATTCCGAATCGAAGCTGTTCGAGAAATCTTAGGAAGAGTAGACGTTAATGTCCTTCGCTGCAACGCAGGAGAGCTTGCAGCGATAGCTGGAGAACAGTGGCAGTCAAAAGGGGTGGACGCGGGAGAAGGACTTCTAGACATTAAAAAGCTCGCTGTTTCTACTGCTAAAAAATTAGGACTACTTGTAGCAGTCACTGGAGCAACAGATATTATTACAGATGGTAAATCGGTGAGTAAAATTCCTTTTGGAAATCCAATGATGACATCTATCACGGGAACCGGTTGTTTATTGAGCAGTGTAGTCGCTGCAGGACTAGCTGTTTCCACTAATAATCCGATGAAAACTGTTGAAGACGTTTTCCGTTTTTACGCAATTGTGGGTGAACGAGCAAGTCGAAATGCAGCACTATCTGGAGATTTCCAGGTAGCTTTTCTAAACCAGTTAGCCAGTCTAACGGATCGAGAAGTAACGCAGCGAATTTCTCTACAGGAGGAAACTGTATGA
- a CDS encoding YkuS family protein translates to MVKIAVEHPFTSVREALENKGYQADMLEDKSDSTDYDVIVVRDQEDLADYHMSVSLVEAKGRTLFEIVEEVEERLIRGGKIQNPQPTEIEQKESGGGAGGFLAGAATGVVIGAAAGLLFAPKSGKEMQEIVKEKAVSLKEDNAEGSGGAVDQVKEKVNQLKEKATDYTETAKGKADELKEKRTEKQEEKEVKKQEKAIEKEVKEQEKAIEKEEKQEEKAKKEHEKAEKEVEKEIKKANKEADKEKGGTEVVELTDATVKKDDAGNVTVKAENHNKK, encoded by the coding sequence ATGGTAAAAATTGCAGTAGAACATCCATTTACATCTGTACGTGAGGCATTAGAGAATAAAGGATACCAAGCAGATATGCTAGAGGACAAATCAGATTCGACTGATTACGACGTCATCGTTGTGAGAGATCAGGAAGATTTAGCTGATTACCACATGAGCGTATCGCTTGTTGAAGCTAAAGGTCGTACATTATTTGAAATCGTAGAAGAAGTAGAAGAGCGTCTTATACGCGGTGGGAAAATTCAAAATCCACAACCAACTGAAATTGAGCAAAAAGAGAGTGGCGGTGGCGCAGGAGGCTTCTTAGCTGGTGCAGCAACTGGTGTAGTCATCGGTGCAGCAGCAGGTCTACTATTCGCTCCAAAAAGCGGAAAAGAAATGCAAGAAATCGTCAAAGAAAAAGCAGTATCTTTGAAAGAAGATAATGCCGAAGGTTCGGGCGGTGCAGTAGACCAAGTGAAAGAAAAAGTAAACCAGCTAAAAGAAAAAGCAACTGACTATACTGAAACTGCTAAAGGCAAAGCAGATGAACTTAAAGAAAAACGTACAGAAAAACAAGAAGAAAAAGAAGTGAAGAAACAAGAAAAAGCAATAGAAAAAGAAGTAAAAGAACAAGAAAAAGCAATAGAAAAAGAAGAAAAACAAGAAGAAAAGGCTAAAAAAGAACACGAAAAAGCTGAAAAAGAAGTAGAAAAAGAAATTAAAAAAGCTAACAAAGAAGCAGATAAAGAAAAAGGCGGAACAGAAGTTGTCGAATTAACAGATGCAACTGTCAAGAAAGACGATGCAGGCAATGTAACTGTAAAAGCTGAAAATCATAACAAAAAATAA
- a CDS encoding MFS transporter — protein sequence MMKKFSKEEKSWALYDWGSSAYTIIITTAVFPIYYKASATEAGVSLADSTAYLGYTIAIFTFILAMIGPVLGTIADYEGMKKRFFLGFFLLGTFSTALLAFVPSENWLLMLICYIFAALGATGANLFYDAFIVDVTTEKRMNSVSAFGYGLGYIGSTIPFIISIAIILLAQNNVIPISTTIASRVAFLITAIWWVSFSLPMFRHVKQIHYIKREPRLVRQSFKRLGKTLREIRQYRALVLFLIAYFFYIDGVGTIIALSTAYGTDLGLDASSLLIVLFVTQVVAAPFAILYGRLANRFTGKKMLYVGICVYIVICVYAFFLETITDFWILAMLVATSQGGIQALSRSYFGKLVPKENSNEFFGFYNIFGKFAAILGPLLVAITSQMTGKSNMGVFSLVILFVIGLIVLSRVPEPKSHESIDKVSSV from the coding sequence ATCATGAAAAAATTTTCAAAAGAAGAAAAAAGCTGGGCTTTATATGATTGGGGAAGCTCTGCTTACACCATCATTATTACAACCGCCGTATTCCCGATTTATTACAAGGCTTCAGCAACTGAAGCAGGTGTAAGTCTAGCTGATTCAACCGCTTATTTAGGGTATACAATCGCCATTTTCACATTCATTCTTGCGATGATTGGTCCAGTACTCGGAACAATCGCTGATTACGAAGGGATGAAGAAACGGTTCTTTCTTGGTTTCTTCTTGTTAGGAACGTTTTCGACTGCTTTACTAGCTTTCGTGCCAAGCGAAAATTGGTTATTGATGCTAATTTGTTATATATTCGCAGCTCTTGGTGCCACCGGTGCTAATTTGTTTTATGATGCCTTTATTGTAGACGTTACGACAGAAAAACGAATGAACAGCGTGTCTGCATTTGGTTACGGTTTAGGTTATATTGGTTCGACTATTCCATTTATCATTTCAATTGCTATTATTCTACTTGCTCAAAATAACGTGATCCCCATCTCCACAACTATAGCCAGCCGGGTTGCGTTTTTAATCACCGCCATTTGGTGGGTCAGTTTTTCACTCCCGATGTTTCGCCATGTAAAGCAAATCCACTATATAAAACGAGAACCTCGTCTTGTGCGTCAAAGTTTTAAGCGTCTTGGCAAAACACTTCGAGAAATTCGTCAATACCGTGCTTTGGTTTTATTTTTAATTGCTTACTTTTTTTATATCGATGGTGTCGGTACCATTATTGCATTGTCCACCGCTTACGGAACCGACTTAGGTTTAGATGCGTCTAGTCTATTGATTGTTTTATTTGTTACACAAGTAGTTGCTGCACCCTTTGCTATTCTATACGGTCGGTTAGCTAATCGATTTACAGGTAAAAAAATGCTCTATGTAGGAATTTGCGTTTATATTGTTATTTGCGTCTATGCATTTTTCCTTGAAACCATCACAGATTTTTGGATTTTAGCGATGCTTGTTGCGACCAGCCAAGGCGGAATTCAAGCGCTGAGCCGTTCGTATTTCGGCAAACTAGTTCCTAAAGAAAACTCAAATGAGTTTTTCGGATTTTATAACATCTTTGGTAAGTTTGCAGCAATTCTTGGACCTCTGCTCGTAGCTATCACATCTCAAATGACGGGTAAATCCAATATGGGCGTGTTTAGTCTTGTTATTCTATTCGTTATCGGGCTGATCGTCTTATCTCGCGTGCCTGAGCCAAAATCCCACGAATCTATCGATAAAGTATCATCTGTCTAA
- the tenA gene encoding thiaminase II — protein MTFCKEVRKECDPLWQASFDHPFVKGIEDGTLPMDRFRFYVMQDAYYLSHFAKIQALGASKAKDLETTQRFAIHAAHTSTAELSLHESFMEILEVTKEEWAVFEPSPTAYAYVSHMYRASAGDLADVLATILPCYWLYYEIGERLKNAKPNHPIYDRWIKTYGSEEFSELVTEQVERMNRLAEELPEKRRNELKDHFQKSSYYELNFWDQAWKRQSWSIDSIDKVGV, from the coding sequence ATGACTTTTTGTAAAGAAGTAAGAAAAGAATGTGACCCCCTATGGCAAGCGAGTTTCGATCATCCATTCGTTAAAGGAATTGAAGATGGTACGTTACCTATGGATCGCTTCCGTTTTTATGTCATGCAAGATGCTTATTATTTATCACATTTCGCTAAAATCCAAGCACTCGGTGCATCTAAAGCAAAAGACTTGGAAACGACGCAACGCTTTGCCATTCATGCGGCACACACTAGCACGGCTGAGTTGTCTTTGCATGAATCATTTATGGAAATTCTTGAAGTCACAAAAGAAGAATGGGCAGTGTTCGAACCTTCTCCAACAGCATATGCGTATGTATCTCATATGTATCGTGCGTCTGCAGGGGACCTCGCAGATGTATTGGCCACGATTTTGCCTTGTTATTGGTTGTATTACGAAATTGGGGAGCGATTAAAAAATGCTAAACCCAATCATCCAATTTATGATCGTTGGATTAAAACTTACGGTTCCGAAGAATTTAGCGAACTCGTTACGGAGCAAGTTGAACGGATGAACCGTTTAGCAGAAGAATTGCCAGAAAAACGCCGCAACGAATTAAAAGACCATTTCCAAAAAAGCAGCTATTACGAATTAAATTTTTGGGATCAAGCTTGGAAAAGACAATCGTGGTCGATAGATTCAATCGATAAAGTAGGTGTGTAA
- the rlmN gene encoding 23S rRNA (adenine(2503)-C(2))-methyltransferase RlmN, translating to MKNSIYGLTIDQLKDWFLANGQKQYRATQVWDWLYIKRVTQFNEMNNLSKDCIQLLEDNFVIRTLEETVKQESADGTIKFLFKMQDGNLIETVLMRFKYGNSVCVTTQVGCNIGCSFCASGLLKKSRDLNAGEIVEQIMQVQAHFDTQQKEERVSHIVVMGIGEPFDNYTNLMGFLNIVNSQKGLAIGARHITVSTSGIVPKIYEYADEGLQVNLAISIHAPTNELRTRIMKINKAYPIEKLMAAIDYYLEKSNRRITFEYIMLRDVNDHVEEAIQLAKLLEDKRHLSYVNLIPYNSVDEHDQYQQSTPEAIAAFYDALKKKGINCGVRHEQGADIDAACGQLRSKQIKKEKKAVTV from the coding sequence ATGAAAAATTCCATTTATGGATTAACGATAGACCAGTTAAAAGATTGGTTTTTAGCAAATGGCCAGAAACAATACCGTGCAACGCAAGTGTGGGATTGGTTGTATATTAAACGTGTTACCCAATTCAACGAAATGAACAACTTGTCGAAAGACTGCATTCAACTACTTGAAGATAATTTTGTCATCCGTACTTTGGAAGAAACAGTCAAGCAAGAATCTGCAGATGGCACGATCAAGTTTCTTTTCAAAATGCAAGATGGCAACTTGATTGAAACCGTATTGATGCGTTTTAAATACGGTAACTCTGTTTGTGTAACTACACAAGTGGGCTGCAATATTGGCTGCAGTTTCTGTGCCAGCGGACTATTGAAGAAAAGCCGCGATTTAAACGCGGGCGAAATTGTTGAGCAAATCATGCAAGTGCAAGCACATTTTGATACACAACAAAAAGAAGAGCGTGTCAGCCATATCGTTGTTATGGGAATCGGCGAACCATTCGATAACTATACAAACTTGATGGGCTTTTTAAACATTGTAAACTCGCAAAAAGGATTAGCTATTGGTGCTCGCCATATTACCGTATCGACTAGTGGAATCGTGCCGAAAATCTATGAGTATGCAGATGAAGGCTTGCAAGTGAACCTTGCAATTTCAATTCATGCGCCAACTAATGAATTGCGTACGCGTATTATGAAAATCAACAAAGCGTATCCAATCGAGAAGTTAATGGCTGCGATCGATTATTACTTGGAGAAATCCAACCGTCGCATCACGTTTGAATACATTATGCTGCGTGACGTCAACGATCATGTAGAAGAAGCCATTCAATTGGCGAAGTTGCTCGAAGACAAGCGCCACTTATCTTACGTCAACTTGATTCCGTACAATTCGGTTGATGAACACGATCAATATCAACAAAGTACGCCGGAAGCAATTGCTGCTTTTTATGATGCTTTGAAGAAAAAAGGCATCAACTGTGGCGTACGTCATGAGCAAGGCGCCGACATCGATGCAGCTTGTGGTCAATTACGAAGCAAGCAAATCAAAAAAGAGAAAAAAGCAGTAACCGTTTAA